One region of Pararhizobium qamdonense genomic DNA includes:
- a CDS encoding GspE/PulE family protein has product MPGPSKEIDGGAMMRAHGHSISETDFIEFLRGKGVLSVESAYRISAAIRSSPLPFDVVITELGLLTEASLAEWLRTYLGVPRVVFPAPFSMVPGLETYDLDFARTRGAIPIGLEEDELLVAFANPLEKGLLETLTYYFQREIQIRVFPRKEIVLAIDAVAAHSQIATEDDNAPAEQSAFDNDVDRLRDIALEAPIINFVAKMAQNAFDADVTDIHIEPFSDRVQIRYRRDGVLSRNDTVQKSMLSGIVTRIKILSGLNIVERRLPQDGRMRLSIRGTEIDFRVSIVPSLHGETIVLRLLRNLNVSSDLSDLGFDGEARRTISQLAQSSNGMVVVTGPTGSGKTTTLYSLVSLLNKEGVKIFTIEDPVEYQLEGVTQLQVNPAIALDFARSLRSVLRQDPDIILVGEIRDKETAQIAIQAALTGHLVLTTLHTNTAAGAFTRLRDMGIEEYLIASTIRGVIAQRLVRLLCPSCRQDEVTECPACRGTRYSGRTVIYEVLEAGGRVSALVGSGATETEIVKQAVADGMTTMAACASRLVDAGVTSKLEVSRVLNTAAET; this is encoded by the coding sequence ATGCCCGGACCTTCTAAAGAGATTGACGGAGGGGCTATGATGCGAGCGCATGGGCACAGCATATCCGAGACTGATTTCATCGAGTTCCTAAGGGGCAAAGGCGTCCTGTCTGTCGAATCGGCCTACCGGATCTCGGCCGCCATCCGCTCAAGCCCATTGCCGTTCGATGTTGTGATCACGGAGCTTGGCCTATTGACCGAGGCCAGCCTGGCTGAATGGTTGAGGACCTATTTAGGCGTGCCACGCGTGGTATTCCCGGCACCTTTCTCCATGGTCCCCGGCCTGGAGACCTATGATCTGGACTTTGCCAGAACACGGGGCGCCATTCCCATTGGTCTGGAGGAAGACGAGTTGCTGGTCGCATTCGCCAATCCGCTCGAAAAAGGTTTGCTGGAAACCCTTACCTATTATTTTCAACGGGAAATCCAGATCAGGGTCTTTCCGCGAAAAGAGATTGTGCTGGCGATCGATGCGGTGGCAGCGCATTCGCAGATCGCAACCGAAGATGACAATGCTCCCGCTGAGCAATCCGCCTTTGACAACGATGTCGATCGATTGAGGGATATCGCGCTGGAGGCACCGATCATCAATTTCGTGGCAAAGATGGCGCAGAACGCGTTCGATGCCGACGTGACCGATATCCACATCGAACCCTTTTCGGATCGGGTCCAGATCCGGTATCGCCGCGACGGGGTGCTCTCTCGCAATGACACCGTTCAGAAGTCGATGCTCTCAGGCATTGTCACCCGCATCAAGATCTTGTCCGGGCTTAACATTGTCGAGCGGCGCCTGCCCCAGGACGGCCGTATGCGGCTTTCGATCCGAGGCACGGAGATCGATTTTCGCGTGTCGATCGTTCCAAGCCTGCATGGAGAGACGATCGTTTTGCGACTGCTCAGAAACCTGAATGTTTCGAGCGACTTGTCCGATTTGGGTTTTGACGGCGAAGCCCGCCGCACGATTTCTCAACTGGCGCAATCATCGAACGGAATGGTGGTTGTCACCGGCCCGACAGGCAGTGGCAAGACGACGACGCTCTATTCCCTGGTGAGCCTGCTGAACAAGGAAGGGGTAAAGATATTCACCATCGAGGACCCGGTGGAATATCAACTCGAAGGGGTCACCCAGCTTCAGGTCAATCCTGCCATCGCTCTCGATTTTGCACGCTCCTTGAGGTCGGTGTTGAGACAGGACCCGGATATCATTCTGGTTGGTGAAATTCGTGACAAGGAAACAGCGCAGATTGCCATACAGGCCGCGCTAACTGGACATCTGGTGCTGACCACCTTGCACACCAACACTGCCGCTGGCGCCTTCACGCGTCTGCGGGATATGGGGATTGAAGAATATTTGATTGCATCGACGATCCGGGGCGTGATCGCGCAACGTCTGGTCCGCTTGCTGTGCCCGTCCTGTAGGCAGGATGAGGTGACCGAATGCCCGGCTTGCCGTGGCACCCGTTATTCCGGCCGAACGGTCATCTACGAAGTTCTGGAGGCGGGAGGCCGTGTGTCGGCGCTGGTGGGGTCCGGCGCGACAGAGACGGAGATTGTTAAACAGGCTGTTGCCGATGGCATGACGACGATGGCGGCCTGCGCATCGCGATTGGTCGATGCGGGCGTCACGTCGAAATTGGAAGTTTCCCGGGTTCTCAACACGGCGGCGGAAACGTGA
- a CDS encoding type IV pilus modification PilV family protein: MRSEDNSGFSLLEVLVAFVVLSAALVAANQSLSYSFRSFASAKTARAADRVAEEIFAERLFLSNQPSEEEGVTSSGLKWSLKREPLSFGQETSEITAEKLILDVISQADGHAARRYVSYGLVLSRGAGDAP, from the coding sequence ATGCGTTCTGAAGACAATAGCGGATTTTCGCTTCTCGAAGTCTTGGTCGCTTTCGTGGTCCTGTCTGCAGCACTGGTCGCGGCAAACCAGTCTCTGTCCTACTCGTTTCGATCCTTCGCCTCGGCCAAGACCGCACGGGCGGCTGACCGCGTCGCCGAGGAAATCTTTGCTGAACGGCTGTTTCTATCCAATCAGCCGAGCGAAGAAGAAGGCGTCACGTCCAGCGGCCTCAAATGGAGTTTGAAACGCGAACCGTTGTCATTTGGGCAAGAAACCAGCGAAATAACGGCGGAAAAATTGATCCTGGACGTGATCTCGCAGGCAGATGGCCACGCCGCCCGGCGTTATGTTTCCTATGGTCTTGTCCTATCGCGCGGCGCCGGCGATGCACCATAA
- the gspD gene encoding type II secretion system secretin GspD yields the protein MLTIRVGFSMVLAVLSGCASENSDDKWASLMEGVERPRVHDARGYPNSNVIKGSTVTGSTPAGFAQIGSGEFTGQSMSSVTGGAAADGSEGYTINLVDAPVALAAKKILGDIMGYTYLVDPKITGTVTLQTSHAMSKQSLLDILEVSLAANGAAIVKKADRYEIVPYSEATASNAIISGGRLPKNEPGMKVQVLQLKYIAADEMRDIIEEVSKKGAVLRTDPARNYIVVAGNNGELSAIREAISVFDVDWMKGMSTALYPLKASQPQELVKELNSVFGADAGPNSKTIRFIPNTRLNAVLAITSRPAYLPKVSAWIAKLDKIAQTNEEQLFVYEIQNRPAAELANVLQNVLASAKSNGGTMARPSPVAPDLVADTMQSEGVDYSPEAQVESEPALSTSGTVPSVVADTENNALLISTNAREYQRIEQILRQLDVLPTQVFLEAVIAEVTLNDELKFGLRWYLENGNNSLGLSDLASGAVTAAFPGFNWTHVSANAQSALSALSSVTKVKVISSPNLMVINNQQAKLQVGDQVPVITQTSTGTESANAVIINSVEMKDTGIILSVTPRINSSGRVMLDIQQEVSNVVATTTSGIDSPTIQQRKIATRVVVHDGESLALGGLIQEKKSLNQRKVPVLGDIPLLGNAFKSKTDGINRTELIIFIRPRIVRDSEEARQATDEFRQQFDFGDSDTPGKRMKRDLIRLAN from the coding sequence GTGCTTACGATTCGGGTTGGCTTCAGCATGGTTCTCGCCGTGCTGTCGGGGTGTGCCTCGGAAAATAGCGATGATAAATGGGCGTCGTTGATGGAAGGTGTCGAGCGGCCGCGGGTGCATGACGCGCGCGGCTATCCGAATTCCAACGTGATCAAGGGCAGCACGGTCACGGGCTCGACGCCGGCGGGATTTGCGCAGATCGGCAGTGGCGAGTTTACCGGACAGTCCATGTCGTCGGTGACGGGTGGTGCTGCGGCGGATGGGTCCGAAGGCTATACGATCAATCTCGTCGATGCGCCGGTGGCTTTGGCGGCCAAGAAAATCCTTGGCGACATCATGGGATATACCTATCTCGTCGATCCCAAAATTACCGGCACGGTGACATTGCAGACCAGCCATGCGATGTCGAAACAGAGCCTTTTGGATATCCTTGAAGTATCGTTGGCCGCCAATGGCGCAGCGATCGTCAAGAAGGCGGACCGCTACGAGATCGTGCCCTATTCCGAGGCGACGGCATCGAACGCGATCATCAGTGGCGGGCGTCTGCCGAAGAACGAGCCGGGCATGAAAGTTCAGGTTCTGCAGCTGAAATATATTGCAGCCGACGAGATGCGCGACATTATCGAAGAGGTGAGCAAGAAGGGCGCGGTGCTGCGCACCGACCCTGCCCGCAACTATATTGTTGTCGCTGGCAACAATGGCGAGCTTTCTGCTATCCGCGAAGCGATCTCGGTCTTCGATGTCGATTGGATGAAGGGCATGTCGACGGCACTCTATCCTTTGAAGGCTTCGCAGCCGCAGGAACTGGTGAAAGAGCTCAATTCGGTGTTCGGCGCGGACGCTGGTCCCAACTCCAAAACGATCCGTTTCATCCCCAATACCCGCCTGAACGCGGTCCTTGCGATCACGTCGCGCCCCGCCTACCTGCCGAAAGTTTCCGCCTGGATCGCCAAGCTCGACAAGATAGCGCAAACCAATGAAGAGCAGCTGTTCGTCTACGAGATCCAGAACCGGCCGGCGGCGGAACTGGCAAATGTGCTGCAGAACGTGCTTGCCAGCGCCAAATCGAACGGCGGGACTATGGCAAGGCCAAGTCCGGTGGCGCCCGATCTCGTTGCCGATACGATGCAGAGCGAGGGTGTCGATTATTCTCCGGAAGCCCAGGTCGAGAGCGAACCCGCCCTTTCGACAAGCGGCACGGTTCCATCCGTCGTTGCCGACACGGAAAACAACGCGCTGCTGATCTCCACCAATGCCCGCGAATATCAGAGGATCGAGCAGATCCTGCGCCAGCTCGACGTTTTGCCAACCCAGGTTTTCCTCGAAGCCGTCATTGCCGAGGTAACTTTGAACGACGAGCTCAAATTCGGCCTTCGCTGGTATCTGGAAAACGGCAACAATTCGCTGGGCCTGTCGGATCTGGCATCCGGCGCGGTGACGGCGGCATTTCCCGGCTTCAACTGGACCCATGTTTCGGCCAATGCCCAATCGGCCCTGTCGGCACTCTCAAGTGTGACCAAGGTCAAGGTCATCTCGTCGCCAAACCTGATGGTCATCAACAACCAGCAGGCGAAATTGCAAGTCGGCGATCAGGTTCCCGTCATCACCCAGACCAGCACGGGAACGGAATCGGCCAATGCCGTCATCATCAACTCCGTCGAAATGAAGGATACAGGCATCATCCTGTCGGTCACGCCCCGGATCAACAGTTCCGGCCGGGTGATGCTCGATATCCAGCAGGAGGTCAGCAATGTCGTTGCGACCACCACGTCGGGGATTGATTCGCCGACGATCCAGCAAAGGAAGATTGCGACCCGTGTCGTCGTTCATGACGGGGAAAGTCTGGCACTCGGTGGATTAATCCAGGAAAAGAAATCCCTCAACCAGAGAAAGGTGCCGGTGCTCGGCGATATTCCGCTGCTCGGCAATGCATTCAAGTCGAAAACCGATGGCATCAACCGCACGGAACTGATCATCTTTATTCGTCCGCGCATTGTCCGCGATAGCGAGGAGGCGCGTCAGGCGACCGACGAGTTCCGCCAGCAGTTTGATTTTGGAGATAGCGATACGCCCGGCAAGCGCATGAAGCGCGATCTCATCCGGTTGGCAAACTAG
- a CDS encoding glycosyltransferase family 4 protein has product MPTIEEFFGKWRSEIQAQRAADVAQHRDFEVEGGYIERLPLACVKAGIVDAVEIWTHWRGDDPPPADLRHAPHLVRRSFQLNGPQAPFSSNDMLAHILTFGAPDILCVWGLGVSAEILAACETSYKIYNSIDAPALRVPPEVSRLFDLVLTGAQWQSDEVTARHPGMKTAILPIGPEFASDSMFYPIEGPKPYDIIYVAAAQHYKRHDILFDAMAKLPRSINALCVFGYGELGDALRERARDLQINVDFVGPPGVPFAQVNRLMNQAKIGVVCGVDDGAPAILTEYMLSGLPVLANSALSCGLQYITPQTGRVAASGVFHEGILDMLASLSDFSPRQSVIDNWTWPHSVRKLQALTGLGIH; this is encoded by the coding sequence GTGCCCACAATCGAAGAATTTTTCGGAAAATGGCGGAGCGAGATCCAGGCGCAGCGTGCTGCAGATGTTGCCCAACACCGCGATTTTGAAGTGGAGGGCGGGTATATCGAGCGTTTGCCGCTGGCATGCGTCAAAGCCGGTATTGTCGATGCCGTCGAGATCTGGACCCATTGGCGGGGGGATGATCCGCCTCCGGCGGATTTGCGCCATGCGCCGCATCTGGTCCGGCGATCGTTTCAGCTCAATGGTCCGCAAGCGCCGTTTTCGTCCAATGACATGCTTGCTCATATCCTGACGTTCGGTGCGCCGGATATTCTTTGCGTCTGGGGGCTGGGCGTGTCGGCGGAGATTTTGGCCGCCTGTGAAACGAGCTACAAGATTTACAATTCCATCGATGCGCCGGCCTTGCGGGTTCCGCCCGAGGTCAGCCGGCTTTTCGATCTGGTGCTGACGGGGGCGCAGTGGCAGTCGGACGAGGTCACAGCCCGTCATCCAGGCATGAAAACCGCCATTCTGCCGATCGGTCCGGAATTTGCGTCCGATAGCATGTTTTATCCGATCGAGGGACCGAAGCCCTATGACATCATTTATGTCGCCGCCGCGCAACATTACAAGCGGCACGACATTCTCTTCGATGCGATGGCAAAACTTCCGAGGTCCATCAACGCGCTCTGTGTCTTCGGTTATGGTGAACTCGGAGATGCCCTTCGGGAGCGGGCCCGTGACCTTCAGATCAATGTCGATTTCGTCGGGCCACCGGGCGTGCCGTTTGCGCAGGTTAACCGGTTGATGAACCAGGCCAAAATCGGTGTCGTCTGCGGCGTCGATGATGGGGCTCCTGCCATTCTTACCGAATATATGCTTTCGGGTCTGCCGGTGCTTGCCAACAGCGCGCTCAGCTGTGGACTTCAATACATTACACCGCAGACGGGGCGGGTTGCGGCTTCAGGCGTTTTTCACGAGGGAATCCTGGATATGCTCGCAAGCCTTTCAGATTTTTCGCCACGGCAGTCCGTCATCGACAACTGGACCTGGCCTCATTCTGTGCGCAAACTGCAGGCTCTGACAGGGCTTGGGATACATTAG
- a CDS encoding prepilin-type N-terminal cleavage/methylation domain-containing protein has translation MVLSYRAAPAMHHKGEQQPGENAAGQHCPDDAGFTLLEMLVVLVLTAVMAAMMAGGIRHMQSWTQIEKRQSVQSTLEAVADHISGELSGALSLPVLDRGDEAFTPMIGDADSIRFVAVIRTGFLARGLRQTSYVTEPSPMGKALVRKSSPHRLPQQDEVLPVQSDELQAGVTGLQFSYLTLDDEEAMTWLYSWTKQPKLPVAVRVTISQIVDRIELSASRTISLVQ, from the coding sequence ATGGTCTTGTCCTATCGCGCGGCGCCGGCGATGCACCATAAAGGCGAGCAGCAACCCGGCGAGAACGCGGCCGGGCAACATTGCCCTGATGACGCAGGTTTCACGCTGCTCGAAATGCTGGTGGTCCTGGTTCTCACGGCTGTGATGGCGGCAATGATGGCCGGTGGCATCCGGCACATGCAGAGCTGGACACAGATTGAGAAACGGCAATCGGTGCAGTCAACACTGGAGGCCGTTGCCGATCATATCTCCGGCGAATTGTCCGGTGCGCTTTCGCTGCCGGTCCTCGATCGCGGCGATGAGGCGTTCACGCCTATGATCGGGGATGCTGACAGCATTCGTTTCGTGGCCGTGATCCGAACCGGATTTTTGGCCAGGGGACTGCGGCAAACATCCTATGTGACGGAGCCATCGCCCATGGGCAAGGCTTTAGTCAGAAAATCCAGCCCCCACCGCCTGCCGCAGCAAGACGAGGTTCTGCCCGTGCAATCGGACGAGTTGCAGGCGGGCGTGACCGGCCTTCAATTTTCCTATCTGACGCTGGATGACGAGGAGGCAATGACATGGCTGTACAGCTGGACAAAGCAGCCGAAACTCCCTGTGGCCGTGCGGGTGACAATTTCTCAGATCGTTGATCGTATTGAGCTGAGTGCATCGCGCACGATCTCGCTCGTGCAGTGA
- a CDS encoding prepilin peptidase, translated as METTEISVLLLLAIQLAVIAVIDLRKFVIPDLCNILLAATGLAAHWLLGSFDPVRILLGILIFAGTFSLVRFVHFRARGQIGLGLGDVKMAAAAGCWITIASFPLFLAVSSLSALAFALLTLPFWKKGARMQRVPFGPFLSAGLLLTFVFELNSISVLIV; from the coding sequence ATGGAGACGACAGAGATCAGCGTTCTGTTGCTTCTGGCGATCCAACTGGCGGTGATCGCCGTGATCGATCTGCGCAAGTTTGTCATCCCGGATCTGTGCAACATTTTGTTGGCCGCAACTGGATTGGCTGCGCATTGGCTGCTCGGCAGTTTTGACCCCGTCCGGATTTTACTCGGCATACTCATATTCGCAGGAACGTTTTCACTGGTCCGTTTCGTCCATTTTCGGGCAAGAGGCCAGATCGGCCTTGGACTGGGCGATGTCAAAATGGCCGCTGCAGCGGGATGCTGGATCACGATTGCCAGTTTTCCGCTGTTTCTGGCGGTTTCCAGCCTCAGCGCGTTGGCATTCGCGCTGCTGACGCTCCCTTTCTGGAAGAAGGGTGCGCGGATGCAAAGAGTGCCGTTCGGCCCATTTCTCTCCGCCGGACTGTTGCTGACCTTTGTCTTTGAACTCAACTCCATCTCCGTTTTGATTGTCTAG
- the gspG gene encoding type II secretion system major pseudopilin GspG, which yields MLSSRFQMLRARRKRSAELEAGFSLVELLVVLAIIAMTTAIVAPRVLGYLGSARTDSAKVQVKNLESALELYFLDSGRYPTQEEGLTALSTRPAGSPVWNGPYLKDAGDLRDPWGNLYQYRAPEGEVSFAVISLGRDGKTGGEGEDRDIP from the coding sequence ATGCTCTCCTCCCGTTTCCAAATGCTCAGGGCAAGGCGAAAGCGGTCTGCCGAACTGGAGGCTGGTTTCTCGCTGGTGGAGCTTCTCGTCGTTTTGGCGATCATCGCCATGACCACCGCGATCGTCGCGCCGCGTGTCCTTGGCTATCTCGGCTCGGCACGAACCGATAGCGCCAAGGTTCAAGTGAAAAATCTCGAAAGCGCGCTTGAACTTTATTTCCTGGATTCGGGCCGGTATCCGACACAGGAAGAGGGTTTGACGGCTCTTTCAACCCGTCCAGCAGGCAGTCCTGTCTGGAACGGCCCTTATTTGAAAGACGCCGGAGATCTGAGGGATCCCTGGGGCAATCTCTACCAGTACCGGGCTCCGGAGGGTGAGGTTTCCTTTGCTGTGATTTCGCTGGGGAGGGACGGTAAAACAGGAGGCGAAGGGGAAGACCGTGACATCCCTTAG
- the gspM gene encoding type II secretion system protein GspM translates to MIQMAVTSLYSGYTAIDEKRALLGKLKAIATAGVSFEAQLLPENDGNPMLLSGENEAVMSAALQSWLQDVVGTAGGQINSVNNVSETGENGIRMIGLRANLSGSMEVVHRTIASIENNQPRLFIKEVVLNSTNQQISAAENLPAELTATIVFLGASGAPGKPL, encoded by the coding sequence GTGATCCAGATGGCGGTGACAAGCCTTTATTCCGGTTACACGGCAATCGACGAGAAGAGAGCCTTGCTCGGCAAGCTTAAAGCCATCGCCACTGCAGGCGTGTCATTCGAAGCGCAACTGCTTCCAGAAAATGACGGAAATCCGATGCTTTTGAGCGGCGAGAATGAAGCCGTCATGAGCGCTGCCTTGCAATCCTGGCTGCAGGATGTGGTTGGCACAGCCGGGGGGCAGATAAACTCCGTCAACAATGTCAGCGAAACCGGTGAAAACGGCATCAGGATGATTGGGCTTAGAGCCAACCTGTCCGGAAGCATGGAGGTTGTTCATCGCACCATCGCATCGATCGAAAACAACCAGCCGAGGCTTTTCATCAAAGAGGTGGTGCTGAACTCCACCAACCAGCAAATATCAGCCGCAGAAAACCTGCCTGCCGAACTGACGGCCACGATTGTCTTTCTGGGTGCTTCCGGTGCTCCAGGCAAGCCGCTGTAG
- a CDS encoding GspH/FimT family pseudopilin: MIKPKTSAPATATAGFSLIEMLVVLAIISAVAGIAAISVQQVRNGRSPYTYAADIAGSMTAQRYRAMNTGRIQTSDIDIERKTISDSGQRGRITIPKTWDFSVTIGRGPTPGENVPQIIFLPDGTSSGAEITVRNQSGEAAYVRVNWLTGLTEYSRNAF, from the coding sequence ATGATTAAACCGAAGACCTCCGCACCAGCGACGGCGACAGCGGGGTTTAGCCTGATAGAAATGCTGGTCGTCCTGGCGATTATATCGGCGGTCGCAGGGATCGCGGCCATTTCGGTACAGCAGGTCCGAAATGGCAGGTCACCTTACACCTATGCGGCCGATATCGCCGGGAGCATGACAGCACAACGATATCGCGCCATGAACACCGGGCGCATACAGACATCGGACATTGATATCGAAAGAAAGACAATCTCTGATTCAGGACAAAGGGGACGCATCACGATTCCTAAAACATGGGACTTTTCGGTCACCATCGGCCGTGGTCCAACACCGGGAGAAAACGTTCCGCAGATCATATTCCTCCCCGACGGCACCTCGTCTGGCGCAGAAATCACGGTTCGAAACCAGAGTGGTGAGGCAGCTTATGTCCGTGTCAATTGGTTGACCGGACTGACGGAATACTCCCGCAATGCGTTCTGA
- a CDS encoding type II secretion system F family protein gives MFSELAILLQAGFPIDAALKAIAASQKGKSGLAEIVEAIGSGSSFSEAVAKRSDADPAVTALVVSGEHSGRLDEVVLVLATMFDEEKKRKADVLEALLYPAFLVLMMLFAVGIIMFALVPAIDPVFEGLADKRPVLISVLAAGRLFLLSYGWLIPIGALLAAAAIVYARRTAAGRDTLSLFWLKIPFLGRISCARGCARYLQVLGMLLANGVPMKKALELSARSCPVTAYQPGMTAIRSAVTAGMPFRQAARESNLFDSTSMSLIEIGDEANRLADALKRAAFLLETEASRDIRRVLTLLTPVITIVMGGAIGGIVVSVMDALLSINSLAVQ, from the coding sequence TTGTTCTCGGAACTGGCCATCCTGCTGCAGGCGGGCTTCCCTATCGACGCCGCACTCAAGGCAATCGCCGCAAGTCAGAAAGGCAAATCCGGCCTTGCCGAAATCGTTGAAGCGATCGGATCCGGCAGCTCTTTTTCCGAGGCTGTGGCGAAGCGATCCGACGCCGATCCGGCCGTCACGGCCTTGGTCGTCAGCGGCGAACATAGTGGACGTCTGGACGAAGTGGTTCTGGTACTGGCGACCATGTTTGATGAGGAGAAGAAGAGAAAGGCGGATGTGCTGGAGGCCCTGCTCTATCCCGCGTTTCTGGTGCTGATGATGCTCTTTGCCGTTGGGATCATCATGTTCGCTCTGGTGCCGGCGATCGATCCGGTATTCGAAGGCCTTGCCGATAAACGCCCTGTGTTGATTTCCGTGCTGGCTGCGGGCCGGCTTTTTCTTCTCTCCTATGGCTGGCTCATCCCAATCGGTGCCCTTTTGGCCGCAGCTGCGATTGTGTACGCTCGCCGAACGGCGGCGGGACGCGACACCCTTTCCCTTTTCTGGCTCAAAATACCTTTCCTCGGCCGGATCAGCTGCGCGCGCGGCTGCGCACGATATCTGCAAGTCCTGGGAATGCTTCTTGCAAACGGGGTGCCGATGAAAAAGGCGCTGGAACTATCAGCGCGATCCTGTCCCGTCACTGCATATCAGCCAGGAATGACAGCGATCAGAAGTGCTGTTACCGCTGGCATGCCATTCCGGCAGGCGGCACGGGAATCAAACCTTTTTGACAGCACCAGCATGTCGCTGATCGAAATCGGCGACGAGGCAAACAGACTGGCGGACGCACTCAAGCGCGCCGCATTTCTGCTGGAAACAGAGGCGAGCCGTGATATTCGCCGGGTCCTGACGCTCTTGACCCCAGTGATCACGATTGTCATGGGTGGCGCAATCGGCGGTATCGTCGTCTCCGTCATGGACGCCCTGCTCAGCATCAACAGTCTGGCCGTGCAATGA
- a CDS encoding PilN domain-containing protein, producing MIGKSGFSLDGGAFQPLSTMGETLLALKAAGDFEGDAIRLVLDDTRYLERTISHRRLPLSILKRAAELDILTETPFRVDDVKILLSEPHKCDATYFILRREFIDELRTQFRHAGVKVSGIYLGSGQIEVLSGLRPADFSERPHRDIRQTLNWLLALLIVLGCLFCAYQVQQKTSAAAAVLDVEIGEASKQAHAARSRYDQYAKKSQQLQALKQSKKLEVVKAWEELSRILPDTAFLTDLTIKDERVEIAGFSEKPATLIGSIEASALFQRAQFTSPVVKVPGFTGDNFHISFEQEEQ from the coding sequence GTGATCGGCAAATCCGGCTTCTCGCTTGATGGCGGCGCCTTCCAGCCCCTGTCAACGATGGGTGAGACGTTGCTCGCCTTGAAGGCGGCCGGAGATTTCGAGGGTGATGCCATCAGACTTGTTCTGGATGACACAAGATATCTCGAACGGACCATTTCGCACCGGCGGCTTCCGCTATCGATCTTGAAACGGGCTGCCGAGTTGGACATCCTCACGGAAACGCCATTCCGCGTCGACGACGTCAAAATCCTTCTGTCCGAGCCGCACAAATGCGATGCCACCTATTTCATTTTACGGCGTGAATTCATTGACGAGTTGAGAACCCAATTTCGGCATGCCGGGGTTAAGGTCTCCGGTATTTATCTGGGATCCGGGCAGATCGAGGTACTCTCCGGCTTGCGGCCGGCAGATTTTTCGGAACGGCCGCATCGAGATATTCGCCAGACACTCAACTGGCTTCTTGCACTTTTGATTGTTCTTGGCTGCTTGTTTTGCGCTTACCAGGTTCAGCAAAAGACATCCGCTGCAGCGGCCGTGCTTGACGTTGAAATCGGCGAGGCCAGCAAACAGGCGCATGCCGCGCGGTCCCGTTACGATCAATATGCGAAAAAATCCCAGCAGCTGCAGGCGCTCAAACAGTCGAAAAAGCTGGAGGTGGTCAAGGCTTGGGAGGAACTCAGCCGCATTCTTCCCGACACCGCATTCCTGACTGATCTGACCATCAAGGATGAGAGAGTTGAAATAGCCGGCTTCTCGGAAAAACCGGCAACGCTGATCGGCAGTATTGAGGCGAGTGCGCTGTTTCAACGGGCGCAATTTACATCTCCTGTGGTGAAGGTTCCGGGGTTCACCGGGGATAATTTTCACATTTCATTCGAGCAGGAAGAGCAATAG